Part of the Halopenitus persicus genome is shown below.
AGCCCCTCACAGGCGGGGCCGCCCTGGTGGGGACAGTAGTTCGAAAGGGCCTGATACTCACCGTCGACGTTGAACACGGCGACCTCGCGTCCATCGACGTCGACGACGACGCGGCCGCCCGGCGGGAGGTCAGCCGCGGCCGCCACGCGATGGCGGTTCTCCTGCTCGTCCGTCTCGGTCGTCCCGGCAGTCCCTGTTTCAGTCGGTATGTGGTCCGTCATCGGTTTAGAAGTCGTAGACCTCGGTGGCGGTTTCACCGTAGACGTTCCGGAGCGCCTGGCCGTCGAACTCCGACCGGAGGATCCGCAACAGCGCGTCGGTGTTGTCGAAGTCGAAGTGCGGGTAGTCCGAGGAGAACATCAGGTTCTCGTCCCCGTCGAAGAGCCGCATCACGCCGTTGAGGTACTGTGGGTCGTCGGCGCCCTCGACCGGCTGGCTCGTGAGGTAGAACTGGTCGTCGAGGTACTCGCTGGGGAGCTTCTCGAGCATCGGCGCGTCCCACTTCGCGCCCATGTAGTCGTGGTCCATCCGGCGCATGAAGTAGGGGTACCAGCCGAGCCCGGACTCCTGAACGACGAACTCGAGGTCGGGGAAGCGCACGGGCACGCCCTGTGTCAGCATGTCCGCGAGGTTCGTCTGGTGCATCATGTTGTGCGCGGTCGCGTGCACCGGCAGCGCCCGCGACATCGACTTCCACGTCGAGGGGAACCGGGTCATCATCGTGCCGCCGGCGTTGTGCATCTTGATCGGGAGGCCGGCGCGCTCGCAGGCCTCGTAGATGGGGTAATACCGCTCGTTTCCGAGCGTGGGATCGACCGAGCCGCTCGGGATCATCACGGCCGCGATCCCGTCCTCGTCGGCCCGCCGGTCGACCTCCTCGGCCGCCTTGACGGGCTTCTGTGGCGCGACGACCGCCGCCCCGTAGATGCCCTCGTCCGTGTCGACGATCTCGTCGAGCAGCCAGTTGTTGTAGGCGGTCGCGAGCCCAGCCGCGAGGTCGTCGTGGTGGACCGCACCCAGATAGAGGTTCTGGGTCGGCGTGGCGATCGCCTTATCCCAGCCGATGAACTCCTTGCCGGCG
Proteins encoded:
- a CDS encoding Rieske (2Fe-2S) protein, which codes for MTDHIPTETGTAGTTETDEQENRHRVAAAADLPPGGRVVVDVDGREVAVFNVDGEYQALSNYCPHQGGPACEGLVSGTLEVDNDDELVWDRSGEIVACPWHGWEFDITDGRHTASDRYRLPVYEAYAEDGDVYLEL
- a CDS encoding amidohydrolase family protein, which translates into the protein MASATPDQVRSLDDLGTIVDTDFHLTERQEDLFPYLESPFDEMLTASGGDDYGYLGRVYPATGMVYSVTMGKADSETVRTREDVLAGKEFIGWDKAIATPTQNLYLGAVHHDDLAAGLATAYNNWLLDEIVDTDEGIYGAAVVAPQKPVKAAEEVDRRADEDGIAAVMIPSGSVDPTLGNERYYPIYEACERAGLPIKMHNAGGTMMTRFPSTWKSMSRALPVHATAHNMMHQTNLADMLTQGVPVRFPDLEFVVQESGLGWYPYFMRRMDHDYMGAKWDAPMLEKLPSEYLDDQFYLTSQPVEGADDPQYLNGVMRLFDGDENLMFSSDYPHFDFDNTDALLRILRSEFDGQALRNVYGETATEVYDF